A single window of Mycolicibacterium madagascariense DNA harbors:
- a CDS encoding LuxR family transcriptional regulator, with amino-acid sequence MTAGRDATRERLESALGSGRGAVLVGAPGVGKTVMARAVAREFGRQHPGVATRWVSATESATAIPFGAFSHLVELAGADEPAALLRAAQESLRRYAATGLTLVVDDAHHLDTLSATLVHQIALSGMARLLLTVRHGEPCPDAVVALWRDGVLERCEIDPFDADESAGLLEQVLGGPVEGVSAARMFDASRGNPLCLRHLVEAAVDAGSLRQVEGVWQLRGEMRLTPELSTLIDQRLRTLDPEVRTVLEFLAIEEPLSAADLAEVAGADALERAVTSGVVTTSDQGGHLLVHPFHPLYTERIRSGLGRLAARRLRKVLVAQLSATAPTHLGGRLRIAGLALDSDVPPDPDDLVALSWEAMRMGDLALGERLARGALDQTGALSARLPLAHALSWQGRGRDADAVLAPVDPETLSQWDLTAWTLPKAANRFWMLSESGEAVAYLAEMRSRISEPAAYHTLDALAATFAMNCGDLDRAVRVASVVLESPQAQDLAVAWSAATAALSSARLGRFDDVPGLAVRGLEAAHPGLLRFTIGFGQALTAIMAGDVAAAGERARHYLTFSEFQQPGRAIAEVVFGHTLLAAGAFTEAATVLFSAAAALTSTGYSWGPLALMGLAQALGQQGRAAEAADALQRAVAAHGLRSRMYAPELELARAWTLAAGRDLPGAVAAAREALREAEQTGQAAVALRAIQEAVRLGDVTGLRAARRINADVDCVAGRLCIDHASALSDRNGGALDAVSVELEAAGMVAVAADAAAQAAAAHRARGHRTAEVAARARAGALARRCGMPATPALDEVLNPLPLTGREREVAVKVAQGLSNRAIAERLGVSVRTVEGHVYRACVKLDLPDRSALARTVGTSPAPSVTPSSKNR; translated from the coding sequence ATGACGGCGGGGCGGGATGCGACGCGCGAGCGGCTCGAATCCGCATTGGGTTCCGGGCGCGGCGCGGTGCTCGTCGGCGCGCCCGGCGTGGGCAAGACGGTGATGGCGCGGGCCGTCGCCCGCGAATTCGGCAGGCAGCACCCCGGTGTCGCGACGCGCTGGGTCTCGGCCACCGAGTCGGCCACGGCCATCCCGTTCGGCGCGTTCAGCCATCTCGTTGAACTCGCCGGCGCCGACGAGCCCGCCGCGCTGTTGCGCGCGGCGCAGGAATCGTTGCGTCGGTATGCTGCAACGGGTTTGACCCTCGTCGTCGACGACGCGCACCATCTCGACACGCTGTCGGCGACCCTCGTCCACCAGATCGCGCTGAGCGGCATGGCGCGACTGCTCCTGACGGTGCGGCATGGTGAGCCGTGCCCCGACGCGGTCGTCGCGCTGTGGCGCGACGGGGTCCTCGAACGCTGCGAGATCGACCCCTTCGACGCCGACGAGTCCGCGGGGCTCCTCGAACAGGTGCTCGGCGGTCCCGTCGAGGGGGTCAGCGCGGCCCGGATGTTCGACGCGAGCCGGGGCAACCCGCTGTGTCTGCGGCACCTGGTGGAGGCCGCGGTCGACGCGGGCTCGCTGCGGCAGGTCGAGGGGGTCTGGCAGCTGCGCGGCGAAATGCGGCTCACCCCCGAGCTGTCCACCCTGATCGACCAGCGCCTGCGCACACTGGACCCCGAGGTCAGGACCGTGCTGGAGTTCCTGGCGATCGAGGAGCCGCTGTCGGCGGCCGACCTCGCCGAGGTCGCCGGCGCCGACGCGCTCGAGCGCGCCGTGACGTCCGGTGTCGTCACGACGAGCGATCAGGGCGGCCATCTGCTGGTGCACCCCTTTCACCCGCTTTACACCGAGCGCATCCGGTCCGGGCTGGGGCGGCTGGCCGCGCGCAGGTTGCGCAAGGTGCTCGTCGCGCAGCTGTCGGCGACCGCGCCGACCCATCTCGGCGGTCGGTTGCGCATCGCCGGGCTGGCGCTGGACAGCGACGTCCCGCCGGACCCGGATGACCTCGTCGCGCTGTCCTGGGAGGCCATGCGGATGGGCGATCTCGCGTTGGGCGAGCGGCTGGCCCGCGGCGCGCTCGACCAGACCGGCGCCCTGTCCGCGCGCCTACCGCTGGCGCACGCGCTGTCGTGGCAGGGCCGCGGACGCGATGCCGACGCGGTCCTCGCCCCGGTCGATCCCGAGACGCTCTCGCAGTGGGACCTGACGGCGTGGACACTTCCCAAGGCCGCCAACAGGTTCTGGATGCTGTCGGAATCCGGGGAGGCCGTGGCCTACCTCGCCGAGATGCGGTCGCGCATCTCCGAGCCCGCGGCGTATCACACCCTCGATGCGCTCGCGGCGACGTTCGCGATGAACTGCGGTGACCTCGACCGCGCGGTGCGGGTGGCCTCCGTCGTGCTCGAATCGCCGCAGGCGCAGGACCTTGCGGTGGCGTGGTCGGCCGCGACGGCGGCGCTGTCGAGTGCGCGTCTCGGTCGGTTCGACGACGTGCCGGGGCTCGCCGTGCGCGGGCTCGAGGCGGCTCACCCCGGGCTGCTGCGCTTCACCATCGGTTTCGGGCAGGCGCTGACGGCGATCATGGCGGGTGACGTCGCCGCCGCCGGCGAGCGGGCGCGGCACTATCTGACCTTCTCGGAATTTCAGCAGCCCGGCCGAGCGATCGCCGAGGTGGTGTTCGGTCACACACTGCTGGCGGCAGGCGCGTTCACGGAGGCGGCCACCGTATTGTTCTCCGCCGCAGCGGCGTTGACCTCCACGGGCTACAGCTGGGGCCCGCTGGCCCTGATGGGACTGGCGCAGGCGCTCGGACAGCAGGGCCGCGCTGCCGAGGCCGCCGATGCGCTGCAGCGCGCCGTCGCCGCCCATGGTCTGCGCTCGCGGATGTACGCACCCGAACTGGAGCTCGCGCGGGCGTGGACCCTCGCTGCGGGCCGCGACCTGCCCGGCGCCGTCGCGGCCGCCAGGGAGGCCCTGCGCGAGGCGGAGCAGACCGGGCAGGCCGCCGTCGCGCTGCGCGCCATCCAGGAGGCGGTCCGCCTCGGTGACGTCACCGGACTGCGCGCGGCACGTCGGATCAATGCCGACGTCGACTGTGTCGCAGGCAGACTCTGCATCGACCACGCCAGCGCGCTGAGCGACCGCAACGGTGGCGCGCTCGACGCGGTCTCGGTCGAGCTGGAGGCCGCCGGGATGGTGGCCGTCGCCGCCGACGCCGCCGCGCAGGCCGCCGCCGCGCACCGCGCGCGCGGTCACCGCACCGCGGAGGTCGCGGCTCGGGCCAGGGCCGGGGCGCTGGCCCGACGCTGCGGCATGCCTGCGACCCCCGCGCTCGACGAGGTGCTGAACCCGTTGCCGCTCACGGGTCGTGAACGCGAGGTCGCGGTCAAGGTGGCCCAGGGCCTGAGCAACAGGGCGATCGCGGAGCGGCTGGGCGTGTCGGTCCGCACGGTCGAGGGCCACGTCTATCGGGCGTGCGTGAAACTCGACCTGCCGGATCGCTCCGCGCTGGCGCGGACCGTCGGCACCTCGCCGGCGCCGTCGGTGACGCCGTCGTCAAAAAACAGGTAG
- a CDS encoding helix-turn-helix transcriptional regulator, producing the protein MPPVTAEPRHAGPWVAAAGARGSKGVQMNGTDDAARMTAFLTAAASRPAGLLIEGEPGIGRTTTWLAGAEQARRAGFRVLSARAVRDEQQRPFGVASQLIGDVEPEVLLALPTLQRQAAEQTLWGRGGDDRGHDRRAVVAAFTAIVNALAEATPVLIAIDDVQWIDDATRDLLAFAGRRLRGPVGVLLTERATADGAASWLVLDSPDAVTRLRVSPMEPSRLQRLITDRLGRPFPRATMVRIAETSGGNPFYALELASIAGVSGPAPAALTPALAELVRLRVGHFDDEVGRVLLAAACQQDPTVDVLAAMTSTSVDRIVALLEEPETQGVVSIEGNRVRFTHPVLSHGVHSQAPPELRREMHRALADLATTQEQRARHLALAADGADPDTLGALDEAADAVDRGGDPTTAAELVEMAIGLGGDTPARRLAGARFHLSAGDLDRSRALAEAAVAGLAPGGARVGARLLVAATLMCRGEFETAATVLQHAMADAGEQTKPLLHTHLSSAMVQSSLGNDDVAQRHSLQAITHAERLGDPHLISQSLAVHVALRTRRGLGLDRHTLDRAIALEDRDVPTPAPFSASAVDAVAPAWLGRLGESESKLRSLLAQSATRGSEPDVQWLQFHAAMVDVWLGRYADAARLAEEMRTRAAQLGGMHVRVLAAVPAALAAAYTGREQDARREIAEALAESALPDGRWRTTWPPVVLGFLEVSLGNYEQGLGVLRPLLSHWQHAEDSDMTMHFVIPDAIEAMVALDDLDEADALAELMERDGARLRHPWLLATAARCRSMVLAARGDLAGAERAALRAMAAHEGDTVPFERARTQLLLAELQRRLRRRQAARTTIEGALATFDALGTPAWSARASAELARIQVLRGQEPDLTASEQRVAELAAAGMSNKDIAAALFISPKTVESNLGRSYRKLGVRTRVELARRLQADQPRPDRATDGDD; encoded by the coding sequence ATGCCTCCGGTGACCGCCGAGCCCCGCCACGCGGGTCCGTGGGTCGCGGCTGCCGGCGCTCGGGGATCGAAGGGCGTGCAGATGAACGGGACCGACGATGCCGCGCGGATGACGGCGTTCCTGACGGCGGCGGCCAGCCGACCGGCGGGCCTGCTGATCGAGGGAGAACCGGGGATCGGCAGGACGACGACGTGGCTCGCCGGGGCCGAACAGGCCCGGCGGGCGGGCTTTCGAGTGCTGTCGGCGCGAGCGGTCCGCGACGAGCAGCAGCGCCCGTTCGGTGTCGCCTCGCAGCTGATCGGGGACGTCGAACCCGAGGTCCTGCTGGCCCTGCCGACGCTGCAGCGCCAGGCTGCGGAGCAGACGCTGTGGGGGCGCGGCGGGGACGACCGGGGTCACGATCGGCGCGCGGTGGTGGCGGCCTTTACCGCGATCGTCAACGCGCTCGCCGAGGCGACACCGGTGTTGATCGCCATCGACGACGTGCAGTGGATCGACGACGCCACGCGCGACTTGCTCGCCTTCGCGGGGCGACGCCTGCGGGGGCCGGTCGGGGTGCTCCTGACCGAACGCGCCACCGCGGACGGGGCGGCGTCTTGGCTGGTGCTCGACAGCCCCGATGCCGTCACCCGCCTGCGCGTCAGCCCGATGGAGCCGAGCCGGCTGCAGCGGTTGATCACCGACCGGCTCGGACGGCCGTTTCCGCGCGCCACCATGGTGCGCATCGCCGAGACGTCCGGCGGCAACCCCTTCTATGCTCTCGAATTGGCCAGTATCGCAGGCGTTTCCGGCCCCGCGCCGGCAGCCCTGACGCCCGCGCTGGCCGAACTCGTCCGGCTGCGCGTCGGCCACTTCGACGACGAGGTCGGACGGGTGTTGCTCGCCGCGGCCTGCCAGCAGGACCCGACGGTCGACGTGTTGGCGGCGATGACGTCGACCTCCGTCGACCGCATCGTGGCGCTGCTCGAGGAACCCGAGACGCAGGGCGTCGTCAGCATCGAGGGCAACCGGGTGCGGTTCACCCACCCGGTGCTGTCCCACGGCGTGCACAGTCAGGCGCCACCGGAGCTGCGCCGCGAGATGCACCGGGCGCTGGCCGATCTCGCGACGACGCAGGAGCAGCGCGCCCGGCACCTGGCGCTGGCCGCCGACGGCGCCGACCCGGACACGCTGGGCGCCCTCGACGAGGCCGCCGACGCCGTCGACCGCGGGGGTGATCCGACGACGGCGGCCGAGCTGGTCGAGATGGCGATCGGGCTCGGCGGGGACACCCCGGCACGACGGCTGGCCGGCGCCCGGTTTCACCTGTCCGCAGGCGATCTCGACCGGTCCAGGGCGCTGGCGGAGGCCGCGGTCGCCGGCCTGGCCCCCGGCGGTGCGCGCGTCGGCGCCCGGCTGCTGGTGGCGGCCACGCTGATGTGCCGCGGTGAGTTCGAGACCGCTGCGACGGTGCTGCAGCACGCGATGGCCGACGCCGGCGAACAGACCAAGCCGCTGCTGCACACCCATCTGAGCTCCGCCATGGTGCAGTCGTCACTCGGCAATGACGATGTCGCGCAACGGCATTCACTGCAGGCGATCACGCATGCCGAGCGGTTGGGCGACCCGCACCTGATCAGCCAGTCACTCGCGGTGCACGTCGCGCTCAGGACCCGCCGCGGGCTCGGGCTCGACCGTCACACGCTCGACCGCGCCATCGCGTTGGAGGACCGGGACGTGCCCACCCCGGCGCCGTTCAGCGCCAGCGCGGTCGACGCCGTCGCCCCCGCGTGGCTCGGTCGGCTCGGTGAATCCGAGTCGAAGTTGCGGTCCCTGCTGGCACAGTCGGCCACGCGTGGTAGCGAGCCCGACGTGCAGTGGCTGCAATTCCACGCCGCGATGGTCGACGTCTGGCTGGGCCGCTACGCCGACGCCGCCCGGCTGGCCGAGGAAATGCGCACGCGGGCAGCACAACTCGGCGGCATGCACGTCCGGGTGCTGGCCGCGGTGCCCGCGGCGCTCGCCGCGGCCTACACGGGGCGCGAGCAGGATGCGCGCCGCGAGATCGCGGAGGCGCTGGCCGAGTCCGCGCTGCCCGACGGGCGGTGGCGAACGACCTGGCCACCGGTGGTCCTCGGCTTCCTCGAGGTGTCCCTCGGCAACTACGAACAGGGGCTCGGCGTGTTGCGTCCGCTGCTGTCCCATTGGCAGCATGCCGAGGACTCCGACATGACCATGCACTTCGTCATTCCGGACGCGATCGAAGCGATGGTCGCGTTGGACGACCTCGACGAGGCGGACGCGCTGGCCGAGCTCATGGAGCGCGACGGCGCCAGACTTCGTCACCCGTGGCTGCTGGCGACGGCCGCCCGCTGTCGGAGCATGGTGCTCGCGGCGCGGGGTGACCTGGCGGGTGCCGAGCGAGCGGCCCTGCGCGCCATGGCCGCTCACGAAGGGGACACCGTGCCCTTCGAACGCGCCCGCACGCAGCTCCTGCTCGCGGAGCTGCAACGGCGGTTGCGTCGTCGGCAGGCCGCGAGGACGACGATCGAGGGCGCGCTGGCGACGTTCGACGCACTGGGCACGCCCGCCTGGTCGGCGCGGGCGTCGGCCGAACTCGCGCGCATCCAGGTGCTGCGGGGTCAGGAGCCGGACCTCACGGCGTCCGAGCAGCGCGTGGCCGAACTCGCCGCGGCGGGGATGAGCAACAAGGACATCGCTGCGGCGCTGTTCATCAGCCCCAAGACCGTCGAGTCCAACCTCGGTCGCAGCTACCGGAAGCTCGGCGTGCGGACCAGGGTCGAACTGGCCCGTCGCCTGCAGGCCGATCAGCCGCGACCCGACCGGGCGACGGACGGAGACGACTAG